A single region of the Anaerostipes rhamnosivorans genome encodes:
- the rihC gene encoding ribonucleoside hydrolase RihC, whose translation MKTRKVIIDTDPGIDDAAAIAVMLSEPSLDVKLIASVSGNVGIEHTTNNALKLLAFLKKDVPVAKGAAAPLLRDNRFATNAHGKSGMGGFDFPEPKNELLLEENAVLSEYRTLMDCKEKVSILTLGPLTNIALLILTFPEVKGKIEEIIMMGGSTERGNIGIYGEFNVTIDPEAAKIVFRSGIPITMVGLDIGRKARLTVGDLEELEKGGETGMMISSLFRSYDGGHIEEGVKMYDPSAAMYLMEPELFETKKAFVDVETASPITMGATVVDFDETLNGTKNVSVCVDVDVERFRRRYVQRVAEAERK comes from the coding sequence ATGAAAACAAGAAAAGTAATCATTGACACAGACCCTGGCATTGATGATGCAGCGGCGATTGCGGTTATGCTTTCAGAGCCGTCACTGGACGTAAAGCTGATCGCCAGTGTGTCTGGAAACGTGGGGATTGAACACACCACTAACAATGCGCTGAAGCTTTTGGCTTTCCTAAAAAAAGACGTGCCGGTAGCAAAGGGCGCTGCGGCTCCGCTCTTAAGAGATAACAGGTTTGCAACCAATGCACATGGGAAATCCGGAATGGGAGGTTTTGATTTTCCGGAACCTAAGAATGAATTGCTGCTGGAAGAAAATGCAGTGCTCAGTGAATACCGTACACTGATGGACTGCAAAGAGAAGGTTTCCATTTTAACTCTTGGGCCTCTGACCAATATTGCATTGCTGATCTTAACATTTCCGGAAGTGAAGGGAAAAATTGAAGAGATCATTATGATGGGAGGTTCCACAGAGAGAGGAAATATCGGGATTTATGGAGAATTCAATGTCACCATTGACCCGGAGGCTGCAAAAATCGTTTTCCGTTCCGGCATTCCGATCACTATGGTAGGATTGGATATCGGAAGAAAAGCCAGACTTACGGTTGGAGACCTGGAAGAGCTTGAAAAGGGCGGAGAGACAGGAATGATGATCAGCTCTCTGTTCCGTTCCTACGATGGAGGACATATTGAAGAAGGAGTGAAGATGTATGATCCGTCCGCGGCCATGTATCTTATGGAACCGGAACTTTTTGAGACAAAAAAGGCTTTTGTCGATGTCGAGACCGCAAGCCCTATCACAATGGGTGCCACTGTCGTGGATTTTGATGAAACATTAAACGGGACAAAGAATGTATCTGTCTGCGTTGATGTTGATGTGGAGCGTTTCCGCAGGCGCTATGTGCAGAGAGTCGCAGAAGCAGAACGTAAGTAA
- a CDS encoding energy-coupling factor ABC transporter ATP-binding protein, which produces MKIELKKLRYVYPSGEEALKGVDLIIEGTDPVALIGQNGAGKTTVVKHLNGILRPVSGEVQINGERIETRSTAQWAKQIGYVFQNPDDQLFLESVKKEFEFGPKQIGLPAKQIKERMEWTAELVGLSEKLDMHPFDLTMAEKKFCTIGAVIMMDPDVFIFDEPTCGQDVQGNLRLHRILQTLKERGKLCITISHDMKFVADNFNRIVVMRRGEVILDGSAEEVFAQVDILNRSFVLPPPITRVAQGAGLQQTVFTTEAFMEALENERMV; this is translated from the coding sequence ATGAAGATTGAACTGAAAAAACTACGTTATGTGTATCCGTCCGGGGAAGAAGCTCTCAAAGGTGTTGATCTTATAATAGAAGGAACTGATCCTGTGGCACTCATTGGACAGAATGGTGCCGGTAAGACTACGGTTGTAAAACATTTGAACGGGATTTTGAGGCCTGTCTCAGGGGAGGTTCAGATCAACGGGGAAAGGATTGAAACGCGTTCCACGGCACAGTGGGCAAAACAGATTGGCTACGTATTTCAAAATCCCGATGACCAGCTGTTTCTGGAATCGGTAAAGAAAGAATTTGAATTCGGTCCAAAGCAGATCGGGCTGCCAGCAAAACAGATCAAAGAAAGAATGGAGTGGACGGCAGAGTTGGTCGGTTTGTCCGAAAAACTGGATATGCATCCCTTTGATCTGACCATGGCAGAGAAAAAATTCTGCACCATCGGGGCCGTGATCATGATGGACCCAGACGTCTTCATCTTTGACGAGCCTACCTGTGGGCAGGATGTACAAGGAAATCTAAGACTGCACAGGATTCTTCAGACATTGAAAGAGAGAGGAAAACTTTGTATTACTATTTCTCATGATATGAAATTTGTCGCAGATAATTTTAATCGGATTGTTGTCATGCGCAGAGGGGAGGTGATTCTGGACGGCAGTGCCGAGGAGGTGTTTGCGCAGGTTGATATATTAAATAGAAGTTTTGTTTTGCCTCCGCCGATTACAAGAGTGGCGCAGGGGGCGGGATTACAACAGACAGTTTTTACGACAGAAGCATTTATGGAAGCATTAGAAAACGAAAGGATGGTTTAA
- a CDS encoding nucleoside hydrolase: MKKVILDCDPGHDDAFAMMLAVQHLDVLGITTIGGNCTLENVTKNALKVLEVLGRTDIPVFAGHSCPTTVPLVTAPQFHGETGLDGPVLPEPVTKAQDKHAVDFIVETVMNTEDVTLIATGPLTNIAAAINREPGIVDRVKELSIMGGSVTYGNWTPAAEFNIYVDPEAAYRVFNSGIHVKMSGINLTRQCCLTAEHVAKFREIGTKAANFAADLTEFFIDTTVKSASLSGANMHDACAVAWLVDPSLIKAADMHIDVELKGELTRGMTVCDYRHLRGTDPAVDLCREPQMDYRGEQPNAEAALELDFPGFMELLYRTLEHYN; the protein is encoded by the coding sequence ATGAAGAAAGTAATTTTAGATTGTGATCCTGGACATGATGACGCTTTTGCTATGATGCTTGCGGTACAGCACTTGGATGTGCTGGGAATCACTACCATCGGCGGAAACTGTACGCTTGAAAATGTGACAAAAAATGCTCTGAAGGTACTGGAAGTGCTGGGAAGAACTGATATTCCTGTATTTGCGGGACATTCCTGCCCTACGACAGTACCGCTGGTGACTGCGCCCCAGTTTCATGGGGAGACAGGTCTGGACGGCCCGGTCCTTCCAGAGCCTGTCACAAAAGCCCAGGACAAACATGCGGTGGATTTTATCGTAGAGACCGTCATGAACACAGAGGACGTCACACTGATCGCTACAGGCCCTCTGACAAACATTGCGGCGGCGATCAACAGAGAACCTGGGATCGTAGATCGTGTCAAAGAACTGAGCATCATGGGAGGCTCCGTTACCTATGGGAACTGGACTCCTGCCGCAGAATTTAATATTTATGTGGACCCGGAAGCGGCTTACAGAGTCTTTAATTCAGGCATTCACGTAAAAATGTCTGGCATCAATCTGACCAGACAGTGCTGTCTTACGGCAGAGCATGTTGCAAAATTCCGTGAGATCGGGACAAAAGCGGCAAATTTTGCAGCAGATCTGACAGAATTCTTTATCGATACGACTGTAAAGAGTGCATCTCTTTCTGGAGCCAACATGCACGATGCCTGTGCGGTGGCATGGCTGGTGGATCCGTCATTGATCAAAGCGGCGGATATGCATATTGATGTGGAGTTGAAAGGGGAACTTACAAGGGGAATGACCGTATGCGACTATCGGCATTTAAGAGGGACAGATCCGGCAGTGGATCTGTGCAGAGAACCCCAGATGGACTACAGAGGAGAACAGCCAAATGCGGAAGCCGCTCTTGAGTTGGATTTCCCTGGATTTATGGAACTTTTATATCGGACGCTGGAGCACTATAACTGA
- a CDS encoding iron-containing alcohol dehydrogenase, with amino-acid sequence MLQDFNICINTNFVFGKDAQNQIGSKLKQMGIQKVLIHHDNGKFLYDGGLLDQIKKQLSQKGIESLELGGVLPNPRLSLVREGIHLAKKEQVDMVLAIGGGSVIDSAKAIGLGAVSDTDVWDFFTGAEIPKSSLPTGVILTCPATGSESSDVAVINHVELGKKLLVSSPVIRPAIAFMNPQLTCSLPPFLTACGVVDMFSHVCERYFTPDTEIGVIDRMAEGILKTLVDIGPKVLQEPHNYAYRAEIMWIGSIAHNDTVGIGRVQDWSTHVIGNELSALYDTPHGATLSIIMGAWMRYVYQEKPERFARFAKEVFGVQWNGNNTLEAAFQGILKTEEYFRSMGMPVSFGDYGIPTDEVEKMLDQIAFGGEDDSIGGIKRLNREDCRRIFETAF; translated from the coding sequence ATGCTTCAGGATTTTAACATATGTATCAATACAAACTTTGTGTTTGGAAAAGATGCGCAAAATCAGATTGGAAGTAAATTAAAGCAGATGGGCATCCAAAAGGTTTTGATCCATCATGATAACGGGAAGTTTTTATATGACGGCGGCCTTCTGGATCAGATAAAGAAGCAGCTTTCACAGAAGGGCATTGAGAGCCTGGAGCTGGGCGGGGTCCTGCCCAATCCCAGATTATCTCTTGTACGGGAAGGCATCCATCTGGCAAAAAAAGAACAGGTGGACATGGTACTCGCCATTGGCGGAGGAAGTGTCATAGATTCTGCCAAAGCCATCGGGCTGGGAGCTGTGTCAGATACAGATGTATGGGATTTTTTCACAGGAGCAGAAATTCCGAAAAGTTCTCTGCCCACTGGAGTGATTCTGACCTGTCCGGCAACCGGAAGTGAATCCAGCGATGTAGCTGTCATTAATCACGTGGAGCTTGGGAAAAAACTTTTGGTCAGCAGTCCGGTCATACGTCCGGCCATTGCATTTATGAATCCTCAATTGACCTGTTCCCTGCCTCCGTTTTTGACTGCATGCGGTGTGGTGGATATGTTTTCACATGTATGCGAGAGATACTTTACACCAGACACGGAGATCGGAGTGATCGACCGAATGGCGGAAGGAATTCTGAAAACCTTGGTGGATATTGGGCCAAAAGTACTGCAAGAGCCGCACAACTATGCTTATCGGGCTGAGATCATGTGGATTGGGTCCATTGCGCATAATGATACGGTAGGCATAGGGAGAGTCCAGGACTGGTCCACTCATGTAATCGGAAATGAGCTGAGTGCACTTTACGACACGCCGCACGGTGCTACCCTCTCGATTATTATGGGAGCCTGGATGAGATATGTCTATCAGGAGAAGCCGGAACGGTTTGCCCGGTTTGCCAAAGAAGTATTTGGAGTGCAGTGGAACGGGAACAATACACTGGAAGCAGCTTTTCAGGGGATTTTGAAAACGGAAGAATATTTCCGCAGTATGGGAATGCCAGTCTCATTTGGGGATTATGGCATTCCAACAGACGAAGTGGAGAAGATGCTTGACCAGATCGCTTTTGGCGGAGAGGATGACAGCATCGGAGGTATCAAAAGACTAAACCGGGAGGATTGCCGCAGAATATTTGAGACGGCATTTTAA
- a CDS encoding MFS transporter: protein MSNTDERKTTGIPVPAEGTPEFQTMNRMAKRAIPLVLIIFIFGILEQQAFGMIFVNIGKQLGTPELASLITSLPGIALGIVCVIYGSLGDFVSLKKMTLLGTVVFVIGSAIGFLLGPVSIWAVVAARMLQSIGGQVAGSVFLVLVSKYISQKERVVYYGIFVAVFRFSAALGVVAAGYVTKIDWRWMFAIPVISVVFMPALAKNLPDEHAKGAKIDGWGFTLIGAFAGAITMFFTDMNLLWSVASVVTLAAFIIYINKAEDPIITPAFLKNPAFVATMVVIFVGYFFSYTLNAGVNAIGLEVFGIDSAQVSNLLVWSILLAAVLGFVCGPVIKKIGRSAAIIMALAAMGIGLIAIAFAIPYGKIAALAAAPCIYYFGTSFFYSPIVDTATLTVSPEESGRVLGINDLVQAITGSVGVAVFGQMMSAGVMSGGSITGVKAGAASTYANVFLIGGIVVLAALVIFILTKKMIYSRSRKDG from the coding sequence ATGTCCAATACAGATGAGAGAAAAACAACAGGAATCCCGGTGCCTGCAGAGGGGACACCGGAATTCCAGACAATGAACCGAATGGCAAAACGTGCGATTCCGCTGGTATTAATCATTTTTATTTTTGGTATTTTGGAGCAGCAGGCGTTTGGGATGATTTTTGTAAATATCGGGAAACAGCTGGGAACCCCGGAACTGGCGTCTCTGATCACATCCCTTCCAGGCATAGCCCTTGGAATCGTGTGTGTCATTTACGGCTCGCTGGGTGACTTTGTATCCCTGAAAAAGATGACACTGCTCGGAACCGTTGTTTTTGTTATCGGTTCCGCCATCGGATTTCTACTTGGCCCTGTGAGCATTTGGGCTGTTGTAGCTGCACGTATGCTCCAGTCCATCGGTGGACAGGTTGCAGGCTCCGTATTCCTGGTACTTGTATCGAAATACATCTCCCAGAAAGAGAGGGTTGTTTATTACGGGATTTTTGTGGCAGTCTTCAGATTTTCGGCGGCACTGGGCGTGGTCGCGGCTGGTTATGTGACAAAGATCGACTGGCGGTGGATGTTTGCCATTCCAGTAATCTCTGTTGTATTCATGCCGGCACTGGCGAAAAACCTTCCGGATGAACATGCAAAGGGCGCAAAGATTGACGGATGGGGCTTTACACTGATCGGAGCTTTTGCCGGAGCTATCACAATGTTCTTCACTGATATGAATCTGCTCTGGTCCGTTGCATCGGTTGTGACTCTGGCAGCTTTCATCATATACATCAACAAAGCAGAAGATCCGATCATCACACCGGCATTTTTAAAGAATCCTGCATTTGTGGCAACCATGGTGGTCATTTTCGTGGGTTACTTCTTCAGCTATACATTGAATGCAGGTGTAAATGCCATCGGGCTTGAAGTGTTTGGTATTGACTCAGCCCAGGTTTCCAACCTGCTTGTGTGGTCCATTCTTCTGGCAGCAGTCCTTGGTTTTGTGTGTGGACCTGTAATTAAGAAGATTGGACGATCCGCGGCTATCATTATGGCTTTAGCGGCAATGGGAATCGGCCTTATCGCGATTGCGTTTGCGATTCCTTATGGAAAGATTGCGGCCCTCGCTGCAGCACCGTGTATCTACTACTTCGGAACATCATTTTTCTACTCTCCGATCGTAGATACGGCGACATTGACGGTTTCACCGGAAGAGTCAGGACGTGTTCTGGGGATCAATGACCTTGTACAGGCTATCACTGGATCTGTCGGTGTAGCAGTATTCGGACAAATGATGTCAGCCGGCGTCATGTCAGGAGGAAGCATCACAGGAGTAAAAGCCGGAGCAGCTTCCACATACGCAAATGTATTCTTAATCGGCGGTATTGTCGTGCTTGCGGCATTGGTCATCTTTATCCTCACAAAGAAAATGATATACAGCCGTTCCAGAAAAGACGGATAA
- a CDS encoding energy-coupling factor transporter transmembrane component T, with product MAKISNTFIPKHTVIEQIHPMTKILAVFSLGLGTLVFPYLWIGPVIVIGLFAVAWLGRILKEFTRVMFGFGIPVTAMLLFIQGCYYPGNVTVIADLGFAQVGLEGIRYAAKIICTLFVFLGTFYIMNKTTYSGKLVAALTQSGLPPKAGYLVLASLNVVPQMQKRMAVIKEAQEARGVETGGNLFARIKAYIPLLGPVVMSSLTDAQERGMTLETRGFGIQGVKQTTYVEVSKTHTDKAVNVFLVLFFIVALAASALMKFGLI from the coding sequence ATGGCGAAGATATCAAATACATTTATTCCGAAACATACAGTGATTGAGCAGATTCATCCTATGACAAAGATTCTGGCTGTGTTTTCTTTGGGACTTGGCACACTGGTTTTTCCATATTTATGGATCGGACCGGTGATCGTCATAGGATTGTTTGCTGTTGCCTGGCTGGGCCGTATCTTAAAAGAATTTACAAGGGTTATGTTTGGATTTGGCATACCGGTCACTGCTATGCTTCTGTTCATTCAGGGATGCTACTATCCGGGAAATGTGACGGTGATTGCGGATTTAGGGTTTGCTCAGGTGGGACTTGAAGGCATCCGCTATGCGGCAAAAATCATATGTACGCTTTTTGTATTCCTGGGGACATTCTATATCATGAACAAAACGACTTACTCAGGGAAACTGGTAGCTGCGCTGACACAAAGCGGCCTGCCCCCGAAAGCTGGATATCTGGTGCTTGCAAGCCTGAATGTGGTTCCCCAGATGCAGAAAAGAATGGCGGTGATCAAAGAAGCACAGGAGGCAAGAGGCGTTGAGACCGGAGGGAACCTGTTTGCCAGAATAAAAGCTTACATACCTTTGCTGGGGCCGGTTGTCATGTCATCTCTGACAGATGCACAGGAGAGAGGAATGACACTGGAAACCAGAGGATTTGGGATTCAGGGAGTCAAGCAGACAACTTATGTTGAGGTTTCCAAGACTCATACAGACAAAGCAGTCAATGTATTTTTGGTCCTTTTTTTCATCGTTGCTTTGGCGGCGTCAGCTCTGATGAAATTTGGACTTATATAG
- a CDS encoding carbohydrate kinase family protein codes for MHNVIVVGDANVDIIVPYPRFLNKERTLVDYPEPSLLGGGTSANTAVALARLGVGTSLIGTVGDDQYGRYIQDDLQKEGVDISDMIVEPELNTVGVFAFIDENGERYLWGWPRVDQSFKVLDAGKVPFQKIQKADWVHSSGMCLAYDTSARETVIRIFKESFQAGVPTSFDLNLRVDDGILDPEYEKAVREIIQYTTYLLGSGTDEFAYLGTERDWMENARSFVSESRVVVVRNGKDGSYGFSLEEETEVPAYQVTVEDTVGAGDVYNAGFISAVLEGKNLRECLAAGNAVSGYTVERKGARTCPNLEQLQTFLKKHQ; via the coding sequence ATGCATAATGTGATCGTTGTCGGCGATGCCAATGTGGACATCATCGTACCTTATCCCCGGTTCTTGAATAAAGAGAGAACCCTGGTAGACTACCCAGAGCCTTCTCTTTTGGGAGGCGGAACCTCAGCCAACACAGCGGTTGCGCTGGCGAGGCTCGGTGTGGGAACTAGTCTGATCGGCACTGTCGGGGATGACCAGTACGGAAGGTACATTCAGGATGATCTTCAGAAAGAAGGCGTAGATATCTCAGATATGATTGTTGAGCCGGAACTGAACACAGTCGGAGTATTTGCGTTTATTGATGAAAACGGGGAACGCTATCTATGGGGATGGCCGAGGGTGGACCAGTCCTTTAAAGTGCTGGATGCGGGCAAAGTACCCTTTCAAAAGATCCAGAAAGCAGACTGGGTACACTCCTCTGGGATGTGTCTGGCCTATGACACTTCAGCAAGGGAAACTGTGATCAGAATTTTCAAAGAGAGTTTTCAAGCGGGAGTTCCCACGTCCTTTGATTTGAATCTAAGAGTGGATGACGGTATCCTAGATCCAGAATATGAAAAAGCAGTCCGCGAGATTATCCAATATACCACATATCTGCTTGGATCCGGGACGGATGAATTTGCTTATCTTGGTACAGAGCGGGATTGGATGGAAAATGCCAGATCGTTTGTCTCCGAAAGCCGTGTGGTGGTCGTGAGAAACGGAAAAGACGGTTCTTACGGATTTTCTTTAGAGGAAGAGACAGAGGTGCCGGCATATCAAGTCACTGTGGAGGACACCGTGGGGGCTGGAGATGTATATAATGCCGGATTTATCAGTGCGGTACTGGAAGGCAAAAATCTGAGGGAATGTCTGGCTGCCGGAAATGCAGTGTCTGGATATACTGTGGAACGAAAAGGAGCCAGAACCTGCCCTAATCTGGAACAGTTACAAACGTTTTTAAAGAAACATCAGTAG
- a CDS encoding phosphoribosylanthranilate isomerase yields MADVKIQIYGIRTVEDARMVVEMGGHHLGVSYGKIKRTPGQLSCERAKEIFEGVQPEAVRIGLTVSEDIDEITEDLKAAFPDVMHLSGDIEGITPAQVQELKNRFPGLKIMQAIPVLAGVPLEEQKVMEYIKDYEGVSDFFLIDTKAPAAGDIGATGLTHDRDIDKKIIESTKVPCIIAGGLEASNVAEAIHITHPYGVDSFSLTNYDDERADTERCKDPAKVQAFIEAALNA; encoded by the coding sequence ATGGCAGATGTAAAAATTCAGATTTATGGGATCAGAACAGTGGAAGACGCAAGGATGGTTGTGGAGATGGGAGGACATCATCTTGGAGTATCCTACGGAAAGATCAAGAGGACTCCGGGGCAGCTGAGCTGTGAGCGGGCAAAAGAGATCTTTGAGGGTGTTCAGCCAGAAGCGGTGAGAATCGGCCTGACAGTGTCAGAGGATATTGATGAGATCACAGAGGACTTAAAAGCCGCATTCCCGGATGTGATGCATTTATCCGGAGATATTGAGGGAATCACCCCGGCTCAGGTGCAGGAACTGAAAAACAGATTTCCAGGACTTAAAATCATGCAGGCAATCCCAGTTTTGGCGGGTGTACCTCTGGAAGAACAGAAGGTCATGGAATACATCAAGGATTATGAAGGGGTGTCAGACTTTTTCCTGATCGACACGAAAGCGCCAGCTGCAGGAGATATCGGGGCTACAGGACTCACTCATGACCGGGATATTGATAAAAAGATCATTGAGAGCACGAAGGTACCTTGCATCATTGCTGGGGGGCTGGAAGCGTCCAATGTAGCGGAGGCCATCCACATCACACATCCATACGGCGTGGATTCCTTTAGTCTGACCAACTATGATGATGAGCGTGCTGACACAGAACGCTGCAAAGATCCGGCAAAAGTGCAGGCGTTTATTGAGGCGGCGCTGAATGCATAA
- a CDS encoding ribokinase, translating into MKILNFGSLNIDYVYGVSHFVEKGETISSDTLQVFAGGKGLNQSIALSRAGADVYHAGVIGTDGSFLGEILCEAEVDTRYLKISQEIRTGNAVIQKDREGDNCIILYGGANQAVTKDQVDMVLEDFQKGDCLILQNEISEIPYLVEKAHDRGMQTVLNPSPMNEKIFEINLDFIDCFILNEVEARALLQSDGDSKDLLKKLNERFPHAEIVLTLGEKGSIYAGAQGMIEQSAYKVDTVDTTAAGDTFTGYYTSSRLMGKTVKESLDMAAKASAIAVSKMGAAPSIPKRDQVLEFAADSFSE; encoded by the coding sequence ATGAAAATACTAAATTTTGGTTCTTTAAATATCGATTATGTTTATGGCGTAAGTCATTTTGTAGAAAAGGGAGAGACTATTTCTTCTGATACGCTTCAGGTATTTGCCGGAGGGAAGGGGCTTAACCAGTCCATTGCCCTGAGCAGAGCCGGGGCAGATGTCTATCATGCGGGTGTCATAGGGACAGATGGATCTTTTTTGGGAGAAATTCTTTGTGAGGCAGAGGTGGATACCCGTTATCTTAAGATCAGCCAGGAAATCCGCACGGGCAACGCAGTGATTCAAAAAGACAGAGAAGGAGACAACTGTATTATTTTGTACGGCGGCGCAAACCAGGCAGTTACAAAGGACCAGGTCGACATGGTGTTGGAAGATTTTCAGAAAGGAGACTGTCTGATCCTTCAAAATGAGATCAGTGAGATTCCTTATCTTGTTGAGAAAGCTCATGACAGGGGCATGCAGACTGTCCTGAATCCATCTCCGATGAATGAGAAAATTTTTGAGATAAATTTAGATTTTATAGACTGCTTCATCCTGAACGAAGTGGAAGCCCGGGCACTGCTCCAGTCAGACGGGGACAGCAAAGATTTGTTAAAAAAGCTTAACGAGAGATTTCCTCATGCGGAGATCGTACTTACGCTGGGAGAAAAGGGTTCCATATACGCTGGTGCACAGGGGATGATAGAGCAGTCCGCATACAAAGTGGACACAGTGGATACCACAGCGGCAGGGGATACCTTTACAGGATATTATACATCCAGCCGTCTGATGGGAAAAACAGTGAAAGAGTCACTGGATATGGCCGCCAAGGCTTCGGCAATCGCGGTATCTAAAATGGGTGCGGCACCGTCCATTCCAAAAAGAGATCAAGTGCTTGAGTTTGCGGCAGATTCGTTTTCAGAATAG
- a CDS encoding energy-coupling factor ABC transporter ATP-binding protein has protein sequence MGKIVLEVRDFSFKYRQTKRRALKNVSFQVEKGSFFCVIGANGSGKSTLCNALTGLVPHYFMGRSSGEVLVEGTPVHESSVAELSSKVGFVFQNPFNQLSYTAGTVAEELAYGLGNRGIPREKMFEKVEYVAKLMRIDHILSKNPLELSGGQVQRVAFGSAFIMEPEILVLDECTTQLDPAGSEEIFDIVKRLNQKGITVVMVDHDMERVARYADKILVLDQGKAAFVGKPKSIFGDPLIENHGIGIPDYVKLSRAMKQRYDTVSDIEITEEPTIKLAKEVLGR, from the coding sequence ATGGGCAAGATAGTACTAGAAGTCAGAGATTTTTCTTTTAAATATAGACAGACAAAACGCAGAGCGTTAAAGAATGTCAGCTTTCAGGTTGAAAAAGGAAGCTTCTTCTGTGTGATCGGTGCCAACGGCTCGGGGAAATCTACTCTTTGCAATGCACTGACCGGTCTGGTCCCCCACTATTTTATGGGAAGATCGTCGGGAGAAGTTTTGGTAGAAGGTACTCCAGTGCACGAAAGCTCTGTTGCGGAGTTGTCATCTAAGGTTGGCTTTGTCTTCCAGAATCCGTTTAACCAGCTGTCCTACACAGCAGGTACAGTGGCTGAGGAACTGGCTTATGGTCTTGGGAACCGGGGGATACCCAGGGAAAAAATGTTCGAGAAAGTAGAGTATGTGGCAAAGTTGATGAGGATTGACCATATTCTTTCCAAAAATCCACTGGAGTTGTCTGGAGGCCAGGTCCAGAGAGTTGCGTTTGGCTCAGCGTTTATCATGGAACCGGAGATCCTCGTGTTAGATGAATGTACTACACAGCTGGACCCGGCAGGAAGCGAGGAGATTTTTGATATTGTAAAGCGTCTGAATCAAAAGGGGATCACAGTTGTCATGGTGGATCATGACATGGAACGTGTGGCCAGATATGCGGACAAGATTCTTGTCCTGGATCAGGGGAAGGCGGCTTTTGTTGGTAAGCCGAAAAGCATTTTCGGAGACCCCCTCATAGAAAATCATGGTATTGGAATACCAGATTATGTCAAGCTTAGCCGGGCTATGAAACAGCGGTATGATACCGTCTCTGATATTGAGATCACTGAGGAGCCGACCATAAAACTGGCAAAGGAGGTTCTCGGAAGATGA
- a CDS encoding HAD family hydrolase — protein sequence MKYEMILWDFDGTLADTGKDVWNSLEYAAAKCGGQLPKEFKSDDSNLGKTVKDVFLQIYPAPKEEQYEWYEELVRVHYRTVCEYQHTYLYPGIRRLIRETREAGVRHYIVTMKAEEALERILEKKGWAELFDGWISPDSLPGEERTKGEMIAQVLKETGIQTSACVYIGDTWSDVKAADENGIDCIGVTYGDGDAKAVCSLKPRYCAENVTEIRRILKERV from the coding sequence ATGAAATATGAAATGATCCTATGGGATTTTGACGGAACTCTGGCGGATACGGGAAAGGATGTATGGAATTCTTTGGAATATGCTGCGGCAAAATGCGGCGGACAGCTGCCAAAAGAGTTTAAAAGCGATGACAGCAATCTGGGAAAAACCGTTAAGGATGTGTTCCTCCAGATTTATCCGGCCCCAAAAGAGGAACAATATGAATGGTATGAGGAGCTGGTCCGGGTCCATTACCGGACGGTATGTGAATACCAACATACATATCTCTATCCGGGTATCCGCAGGCTGATCCGGGAAACCAGAGAGGCCGGAGTGAGGCACTATATCGTCACAATGAAAGCAGAGGAAGCGCTGGAAAGGATCCTTGAGAAAAAAGGCTGGGCAGAACTGTTTGACGGCTGGATTTCTCCGGACTCTCTCCCGGGAGAGGAAAGAACAAAAGGCGAAATGATCGCCCAGGTACTGAAGGAAACGGGGATACAAACCAGCGCATGTGTCTATATAGGAGATACATGGAGCGACGTAAAAGCCGCAGACGAAAATGGGATAGACTGTATCGGGGTCACATACGGAGACGGGGATGCGAAAGCGGTCTGTTCTCTAAAGCCCCGGTATTGCGCGGAGAATGTTACTGAGATCCGTAGAATTTTAAAAGAAAGGGTGTAA